One stretch of Cedecea neteri DNA includes these proteins:
- a CDS encoding helix-turn-helix domain-containing protein: MSMPKDFMESLLEWVDGNMQRPLRIEEVARQSGYSKWYLQRMFSDWAGKSLGAYIRERKLQLAAEDLKNTEDKILDISVRYGFDSQQSFTRTFGKRFNTSPGAYRREHDQTLN, encoded by the coding sequence ATGTCCATGCCTAAAGATTTTATGGAATCTCTGCTTGAGTGGGTCGACGGCAACATGCAGCGCCCGCTGCGTATTGAAGAAGTCGCCAGGCAGTCCGGCTACTCGAAGTGGTACTTACAGCGGATGTTCTCAGACTGGGCGGGGAAGAGCCTCGGTGCCTACATTCGTGAACGCAAGCTGCAGCTGGCGGCGGAAGATCTGAAAAATACCGAGGATAAAATCCTCGATATCTCGGTACGCTACGGTTTTGATTCGCAGCAGTCCTTTACCCGTACGTTCGGAAAAAGGTTCAACACCTCTCCCGGCGCCTACCGTCGCGAGCACGATCAAACGCTTAATTAA
- the syd gene encoding SecY-interacting protein has product MNEVAFALKEFTRRFCDRWQEETGGWPASEALYGIPSPCIVTTTGGDVRWQPQPFTPDADLSAVERALDISLQPAVEAFYTTQFAGDMPAVHGNTALTLLQTWSEDDFVRVQENLIGHLVTQKRLKLSPTLFLATTEDEMEVVSLCNLTGEVVIEKIGTPQRTVLSASLPDFLHALTPQVV; this is encoded by the coding sequence ATGAACGAAGTCGCCTTTGCCCTCAAAGAGTTTACCCGCCGTTTTTGCGATCGGTGGCAGGAAGAAACGGGAGGCTGGCCCGCCAGTGAAGCGTTATACGGCATTCCGTCCCCGTGTATTGTGACGACTACGGGCGGCGATGTGCGCTGGCAGCCACAGCCGTTTACGCCCGACGCCGATTTAAGCGCCGTGGAGCGAGCGTTGGATATTTCTCTCCAGCCTGCCGTCGAGGCGTTTTACACCACGCAGTTTGCCGGAGATATGCCCGCCGTGCACGGTAACACCGCGCTAACGCTGCTGCAGACATGGAGTGAGGACGATTTCGTGCGGGTGCAGGAGAACCTGATTGGTCACCTGGTGACGCAGAAGCGCCTGAAATTGTCGCCGACGTTGTTTTTAGCTACCACGGAAGATGAAATGGAAGTCGTTTCTCTGTGCAACTTGACGGGCGAAGTCGTGATTGAGAAAATCGGCACCCCGCAGCGCACCGTGCTTTCCGCTTCTCTCCCTGATTTCCTCCATGCCCTGACACCGCAGGTGGTTTAG
- a CDS encoding YqcC family protein, whose protein sequence is MERQKLVRRHLLTLEQILRDHALWQGLPPDPSAFESTQPFCMDTLQPHEWLQWVLIPRMNALLDSQHPLPNAFAVAPYYEMALDATHAVREPLLAVLFELDALFEAEQD, encoded by the coding sequence ATGGAGCGCCAGAAGCTGGTTCGCCGCCATTTACTCACCCTTGAGCAGATCCTGCGCGATCACGCCCTCTGGCAGGGCCTGCCTCCGGATCCGTCGGCTTTTGAGAGCACGCAGCCTTTCTGCATGGATACGCTGCAGCCTCATGAATGGCTGCAATGGGTATTGATCCCCCGTATGAATGCGCTGCTGGACAGCCAGCATCCTTTGCCAAATGCGTTTGCCGTTGCGCCTTATTACGAAATGGCGCTGGATGCTACGCATGCGGTACGCGAACCCCTTCTCGCCGTGCTGTTTGAGCTGGACGCACTGTTTGAGGCGGAACAGGACTGA
- the queF gene encoding NADPH-dependent 7-cyano-7-deazaguanine reductase QueF (Catalyzes the NADPH-dependent reduction of 7-cyano-7-deazaguanine (preQ0) to 7-aminomethyl-7-deazaguanine (preQ1) in queuosine biosynthesis) produces MSYENHQALSGLTLGKPTAYQDQYQPSLLQAVPRSLNRDPLGLHADSLPFSGGDIWTLYELSWLNNNGLPQVAVGHVQLDANSVNLVESKSFKLYLNSFNQTRFADWETVQETLKRDLSACAEGDVSVVLFRLHELEGQEIAAFGGECIDEQDIAIDSYDFNADYLQQAAGDEIVEETLVSHLLKSNCLITHQPDWGSVQIRYRGPKIDREKLLRYLVSFRHHNEFHEQCVERIFNDLQRFCRPQTLSVYARYTRRGGLDINPWRTNTDFHPAFGRLTRQ; encoded by the coding sequence ATGTCCTACGAAAATCACCAGGCTCTAAGTGGCCTGACGCTGGGTAAGCCAACCGCTTATCAGGATCAATACCAGCCATCGCTGCTGCAGGCCGTACCGCGCAGCCTGAATCGCGACCCGCTTGGCCTTCACGCCGACAGCCTGCCGTTCAGCGGCGGTGACATCTGGACGCTTTACGAACTGTCCTGGCTAAACAACAACGGCCTGCCGCAGGTCGCCGTGGGCCATGTGCAGCTGGATGCCAACAGCGTGAATCTGGTGGAATCAAAAAGCTTCAAGCTCTACCTGAACAGCTTTAACCAGACGCGCTTCGCCGACTGGGAAACCGTCCAGGAAACCCTGAAGCGCGACCTGAGCGCCTGCGCCGAAGGTGACGTCAGCGTGGTGCTTTTCCGCCTGCATGAGCTCGAAGGCCAGGAAATCGCCGCCTTTGGAGGCGAGTGCATCGACGAGCAGGACATCGCTATCGACAGCTACGACTTCAACGCGGATTACCTCCAGCAGGCCGCGGGCGATGAGATCGTAGAAGAGACGCTGGTTAGCCACTTGCTGAAGTCCAACTGCCTGATAACCCATCAGCCAGACTGGGGTTCCGTACAAATTCGCTACCGCGGCCCGAAAATCGACCGTGAAAAGCTGCTTCGCTATCTGGTCTCCTTCCGCCATCACAACGAGTTTCACGAGCAGTGCGTGGAGCGCATCTTTAATGACCTGCAGCGCTTCTGCCGGCCACAAACGCTTAGCGTCTACGCACGCTATACGCGCCGCGGCGGCCTGGACATTAACCCGTGGCGAACCAATACCGATTTCCATCCTGCTTTTGGCCGCCTGACTCGCCAATAA
- a CDS encoding TetR/AcrR family transcriptional regulator has translation MARPKSEDKRLALLDAATDAIAELGLGAATSLIARKAGVAEGTLFRYFPTKDELLNAVYLHHKRDLGSELMKTYDRHAPSKERSRTVWGNYIDWGLVNINARKAMRQLAVSGKITSETLEQVYQAYPDLRDLSKECVTNEALTGIESSFADAIFFGLAETTMEFAGREPSRREEYKSAGFDVMWRGMTKG, from the coding sequence GTGGCTCGTCCAAAAAGTGAAGATAAACGATTAGCATTACTCGATGCGGCTACCGATGCGATTGCGGAGCTGGGATTAGGGGCGGCAACGTCTTTAATTGCCAGAAAGGCGGGCGTGGCCGAAGGGACGTTGTTCCGCTATTTCCCGACCAAAGACGAGTTGCTGAATGCAGTTTATCTTCATCATAAGCGAGATCTCGGCAGCGAGCTGATGAAGACTTATGACCGCCACGCGCCAAGTAAAGAGCGCTCAAGAACGGTGTGGGGAAACTATATCGACTGGGGGCTGGTGAACATTAACGCTCGTAAAGCGATGCGCCAGCTGGCCGTTTCCGGCAAGATCACGTCTGAAACGCTGGAGCAGGTTTACCAGGCGTATCCTGACCTGCGGGATTTGTCGAAGGAGTGCGTGACCAACGAGGCGTTGACCGGCATTGAATCGTCCTTTGCCGATGCTATTTTCTTCGGGCTGGCGGAAACCACGATGGAATTTGCCGGGCGTGAACCTTCGCGCAGGGAAGAGTACAAATCCGCCGGGTTTGACGTGATGTGGCGCGGCATGACCAAAGGCTAA
- the rlmD gene encoding 23S rRNA (uracil(1939)-C(5))-methyltransferase RlmD, whose amino-acid sequence MAQFYSAKRRDTNRELLTVTVTDLDPFGQGVARHKGKALFIRGALPGEQVEVRITEDKRSYAQAEVKRRLNDSPERVKPRCPHFGVCGGCQQQHVSLALQQEAKSKALGRMMGEREQPRLVDDIISADSWGYRRRARLGLNYQPRTQTLQMGFRKASDKALVDIHHCPVLAPRLEALLEPLRLCLSELSIVNRLGHVELVLADGGPLMVLRHLAPLSQGDRQKLERFSHSHEVALFLAPDSDSLESLAEDEPWYHSDGLRLTFSPRDFIQVNDAVNQQMVARAIEWLEVQPEDRVLDLFCGMGNFTLPLAKRAAAVVGVEGVAALVAKGEYNAQRNSLKNVTFFHENLEDDVTRQPWAQQGFTKILLDPARAGAAGVMQHVIKLAPSRVVYVSCNPTTLARDSEALLAAGYHIKRLAMLDMFPHTGHLESMALFERN is encoded by the coding sequence ATGGCGCAATTCTACTCTGCAAAGCGACGCGATACGAATCGTGAATTACTTACCGTGACCGTAACCGACCTTGACCCGTTCGGTCAGGGCGTTGCACGTCACAAAGGCAAGGCGCTGTTTATTCGTGGCGCGTTGCCGGGCGAACAGGTCGAGGTTCGCATTACTGAAGATAAGCGTAGCTACGCTCAGGCAGAGGTAAAGCGCCGTTTAAACGACAGCCCTGAGCGCGTAAAACCTCGCTGCCCGCATTTTGGCGTCTGCGGGGGGTGCCAGCAGCAGCACGTTAGCTTGGCGCTGCAGCAGGAGGCGAAGTCAAAAGCGCTTGGGCGCATGATGGGCGAGCGCGAACAGCCGCGCCTGGTGGACGACATTATTTCTGCTGATTCATGGGGATACCGCCGTCGCGCACGGCTGGGGTTGAATTACCAGCCCCGTACGCAAACCCTACAGATGGGCTTTCGTAAGGCGAGCGACAAGGCGCTGGTGGATATTCACCATTGCCCCGTGCTGGCGCCCCGGCTTGAAGCATTACTTGAACCTTTACGCCTGTGCTTGTCTGAATTAAGTATCGTCAACCGTCTTGGGCACGTGGAGCTGGTTCTGGCCGACGGCGGGCCGCTGATGGTGCTGCGGCATTTGGCCCCGCTCAGTCAGGGTGACCGGCAAAAACTGGAACGGTTTTCGCATTCCCATGAGGTGGCATTGTTCCTCGCCCCGGACAGCGACAGCCTGGAATCGCTGGCGGAGGACGAGCCCTGGTATCATTCAGACGGGCTACGCTTAACCTTTAGCCCACGAGATTTCATCCAGGTGAATGATGCGGTGAACCAGCAAATGGTGGCCAGGGCTATCGAGTGGTTGGAGGTGCAGCCTGAGGATCGGGTGCTAGATTTGTTCTGCGGAATGGGGAATTTTACCCTGCCGTTGGCAAAACGAGCCGCCGCGGTGGTGGGCGTTGAAGGCGTTGCTGCGCTGGTAGCGAAAGGTGAATATAATGCTCAGCGTAATTCGCTGAAAAACGTCACATTCTTCCATGAAAACCTGGAAGATGACGTGACGCGTCAGCCGTGGGCGCAGCAAGGATTTACTAAAATATTGCTCGACCCGGCGCGGGCCGGCGCGGCGGGGGTTATGCAGCACGTCATCAAGCTGGCGCCGAGCCGCGTGGTGTACGTTTCCTGTAACCCGACCACGCTGGCGCGCGACAGCGAAGCGTTGTTGGCCGCCGGGTACCACATTAAACGACTGGCCATGCTCGATATGTTCCCCCACACCGGGCATCTGGAGTCTATGGCGCTCTTTGAGCGTAATTAA
- a CDS encoding MBL fold metallo-hydrolase produces the protein MAAAHSGKRSLTLKFMVVIMLLGLTATSAALFPMTEFGKLPQGSRLERIQQSPQYRDGKFHNQQDTPMMTDKRGRLAALWDFFFSRPDTVKPDRPLPLVKTDLAALDKQQDLVVWLGHSSWFIQLGGKRILIDPVFSHYAAPFAFLNKAFAGDYPWRAEDMPEIDTLIISHDHWDHLDYPTLRALKPKIKQIVTPLGVGAHFEAWGFDPTLIHELDWQEKVAIDSELTIHALPARHFSGRGLTGNKTLWASFMLVTPQRKVYYSGDTGYGPHFKQIGEQFNDIDLAIMENGQYDEGWKYIHMMPEEAAQATDELGAKTMVPGHAGRFALANHSWDEPFRRIAAASAGRGYQLLTPEMGQILAVSKSHQVFDSWWE, from the coding sequence ATGGCTGCCGCGCATTCTGGCAAGCGTTCGTTAACCCTAAAATTCATGGTCGTGATTATGTTATTAGGCCTTACTGCCACTAGCGCTGCGCTGTTCCCGATGACTGAATTTGGCAAATTGCCGCAGGGCAGCCGTCTCGAACGCATCCAGCAATCGCCCCAGTACCGCGACGGCAAATTCCACAATCAGCAAGACACGCCAATGATGACAGACAAGCGAGGTCGCCTGGCGGCGCTGTGGGATTTCTTCTTCTCCCGGCCGGATACGGTAAAACCCGATCGTCCCCTGCCGCTGGTCAAAACCGACCTGGCCGCGCTTGATAAGCAGCAGGATCTGGTGGTGTGGCTCGGGCACTCGTCCTGGTTTATCCAGCTCGGTGGCAAACGCATTCTTATCGATCCGGTATTCAGCCACTATGCCGCGCCGTTCGCCTTTCTGAATAAGGCCTTTGCCGGAGACTATCCGTGGCGAGCGGAGGATATGCCGGAAATCGACACCCTGATTATCTCTCACGATCACTGGGATCATCTGGACTACCCAACATTACGCGCGCTGAAACCGAAAATTAAGCAGATCGTCACCCCGCTGGGCGTTGGCGCGCACTTTGAAGCCTGGGGCTTTGATCCAACGCTCATCCACGAACTCGACTGGCAGGAAAAAGTGGCTATTGATAGCGAGTTAACGATCCACGCTCTGCCGGCTCGTCATTTCTCCGGCCGCGGTTTAACCGGCAACAAAACGCTGTGGGCCAGCTTTATGTTGGTCACCCCGCAGCGGAAAGTTTATTACAGCGGCGACACCGGCTATGGCCCCCACTTTAAGCAAATTGGCGAACAGTTTAACGATATCGATCTCGCCATTATGGAAAACGGCCAGTACGACGAAGGCTGGAAGTACATTCACATGATGCCGGAAGAAGCGGCGCAGGCCACGGATGAGCTGGGCGCTAAAACGATGGTGCCGGGACATGCGGGTCGATTTGCGCTGGCGAACCATAGCTGGGACGAGCCCTTCCGCCGCATCGCTGCCGCAAGCGCGGGCCGCGGCTACCAGCTGCTAACGCCGGAAATGGGGCAAATACTGGCAGTCAGCAAATCACACCAGGTCTTCGACTCCTGGTGGGAATAG
- the truC gene encoding tRNA pseudouridine(65) synthase TruC, with amino-acid sequence MLEIIYQDEWLVAVNKPSGWLVHRSWLDRHEKVVVMQTVRDQIGQHVFTVHRLDRPTSGVLLMGLSSEVGRLLSQQFEQHQMQKGYHAVVRGWLEDEAVLDYPLVEELDKIADKFSDQDKAPQPAVTHYRGLATVEMPVAVGRYPTARYSLVELEPKTGRKHQLRRHLSHLRHPIIGDSKHGDLRQNRGAAEHFGCERLMLHASQLSLNHPVTGEPLTIRAGLDDTWMQMLTKFGWRGQLPDVENIEFDPASRQDKPCP; translated from the coding sequence ATGCTGGAGATTATTTACCAGGATGAGTGGCTGGTTGCGGTAAACAAACCGTCCGGCTGGCTGGTGCACCGTAGCTGGCTGGACAGGCACGAAAAAGTCGTGGTGATGCAAACCGTTCGCGACCAGATTGGCCAGCATGTTTTTACCGTGCACCGCCTTGACCGGCCAACCTCCGGCGTACTGCTGATGGGGTTATCCAGCGAGGTTGGACGCCTGCTGTCGCAGCAGTTTGAGCAGCACCAGATGCAGAAGGGTTACCATGCCGTGGTACGTGGCTGGCTCGAGGATGAAGCGGTGCTGGATTATCCGCTGGTGGAAGAGCTGGATAAAATCGCCGATAAGTTTAGCGACCAGGATAAAGCCCCGCAGCCTGCGGTGACGCATTATCGTGGCTTAGCGACGGTCGAGATGCCGGTGGCCGTAGGGCGTTATCCTACCGCTCGCTACAGCCTGGTGGAGCTTGAGCCAAAGACCGGCCGTAAACACCAGCTTCGTCGGCATTTGTCGCATCTTCGCCATCCCATTATTGGTGATTCCAAACACGGTGATTTGCGCCAGAACCGAGGCGCGGCGGAACATTTTGGCTGCGAGCGTCTGATGCTGCACGCCAGTCAGCTCTCGTTAAACCATCCGGTTACCGGAGAGCCGCTGACGATCCGGGCGGGGCTGGATGACACCTGGATGCAAATGCTGACAAAATTTGGCTGGCGCGGCCAGCTGCCGGATGTTGAAAATATTGAGTTTGATCCGGCGAGCCGCCAGGATAAGCCTTGTCCCTAA
- a CDS encoding flavodoxin, producing MAEVGIFVGTMYGNALLVAEEAETILKKHGHQAKVFEDPELADWQYYRNHYALVVTSTTGQGDLPDSIVPLFQAIKDRLGYQPELHYGLIALGDSNYDHFCGGGKQFDAMLQEQGATRISDVLTIDANDHPEPEVISGPWVEQWATLLK from the coding sequence ATGGCCGAAGTGGGTATTTTTGTAGGCACAATGTACGGCAACGCGCTGTTAGTGGCGGAAGAAGCCGAAACCATTCTTAAAAAACACGGCCATCAGGCAAAGGTGTTTGAAGATCCTGAACTGGCGGACTGGCAGTATTACCGCAACCATTATGCGCTGGTGGTGACGTCCACGACCGGGCAGGGCGATCTGCCGGACAGTATTGTCCCTTTGTTCCAGGCCATTAAAGATCGGCTTGGCTACCAGCCTGAGCTGCATTACGGACTGATTGCCCTGGGTGACAGCAACTACGACCATTTCTGCGGCGGGGGTAAGCAGTTTGATGCCATGCTTCAGGAGCAGGGGGCAACGCGGATTTCTGACGTGCTGACTATTGACGCCAACGACCACCCGGAGCCTGAAGTCATTTCTGGCCCGTGGGTTGAGCAGTGGGCGACTTTGCTGAAATGA
- the barA gene encoding two-component sensor histidine kinase BarA, with the protein MTNYSLRARMMILILAPTLLVGLLLSIFFVVHRYNDLQRQLEDAGASIIEPLAVSSEYGMNFHSRESIRQLVSVLHRRHSDIVRGISIYDESNKLFVTSNFQHNAVRLKLPDGAKLPTDLTVNRAGDVMILRMPIISERYSPDESAETSVKQSNSTLGYVAMELDLKSVRLQQYREIFISTLMMLFCIGIAMLFAYRLMRDVTGPIRNMVNTVDRIRRGQLDSRVEGFMLGELDMLKNGINSMAMSLTAYHEEMQHNVDQATSDLRETLEQMEIQNVELDLAKKRAQEAARIKSEFLANMSHELRTPLNGVIGFTRLTLKTDLNPTQRDHLYTIERSANNLLTIINDVLDFSKLEAGKLMLESIPFPLRNTLDEVVTLLAHSAHDKGLELTLNIKNDVPDNVIGDPLRLQQVVTNLVGNAIKFTETGNIDLLVEKRAEGNNKVQIEMQIHDTGIGIPEQEQSRLFQAFRQADASISRRHGGTGLGLVITQKLVNEMGGDISFHSKPHRGSTFWFHISLDLNSNAVNDRQAMDKLAGKRLGYVEPNGTAAQSTLNLLQNTPLEVVHSPSLSGLPDEHFDILLCGIPVTFTETLTLANPKLAKAVTMADCLILALPCHTQVGAEELKRQGVAGCLLKPITSTRLFPMLLESCPKANLTLPFIEQDDKLPMAVMAVDDNPANLKLIGALLEDRVQQVVLCESGSQALERARQMNIDIILMDIQMPEMDGIRACELIRQLPHHQQTPVIAVTAHALAGQKEKLMSAGMNDYLAKPIEEEKLHRLLMRYHPGNIGLLPAQQEEPAPPAININKTLDWNLALHQAANKADLAREMLEMLLEFLPEVRNILEEQLVGDKPEGLIDIVHKLHGSCSYSGVPRMKKLCQTLEHELRSGTAPEEMEPEILELLDEMDNVAREAKKYQI; encoded by the coding sequence ATGACCAACTACAGCCTGCGCGCACGCATGATGATCCTGATTCTGGCCCCGACGCTTTTGGTCGGTTTGCTGCTCAGCATCTTTTTCGTTGTCCACCGCTACAATGACTTACAGCGCCAGCTGGAGGATGCGGGCGCCAGCATTATCGAACCGCTGGCGGTTTCCAGCGAGTATGGAATGAACTTCCATAGCCGGGAGTCGATTCGCCAACTGGTCAGCGTGCTGCACCGCCGCCATTCGGACATCGTGCGCGGCATTTCCATCTACGATGAAAGCAATAAGCTGTTCGTTACCTCTAATTTTCAGCATAACGCCGTTCGCCTGAAGCTGCCCGATGGGGCAAAGCTGCCGACCGATCTCACCGTAAACCGGGCCGGCGACGTGATGATCCTGCGGATGCCGATTATTTCCGAAAGATATTCGCCGGATGAATCTGCTGAAACCAGCGTTAAGCAGAGCAACAGCACGCTTGGCTATGTAGCCATGGAGCTGGATCTCAAGTCGGTTCGGCTTCAACAGTACCGCGAGATCTTTATTTCCACGCTGATGATGCTGTTCTGCATCGGGATCGCGATGCTGTTTGCCTACCGCCTGATGCGCGACGTGACCGGGCCGATTCGCAACATGGTGAATACCGTTGACCGCATCCGCCGTGGGCAGCTGGATAGCCGGGTGGAAGGATTTATGCTCGGCGAACTGGATATGCTGAAAAACGGCATTAACTCAATGGCAATGTCGCTGACCGCCTACCACGAAGAGATGCAGCACAACGTTGATCAGGCCACATCCGACCTGCGCGAAACCCTCGAGCAGATGGAAATTCAGAACGTGGAGCTCGATCTTGCCAAGAAACGTGCGCAGGAAGCCGCCCGTATTAAATCCGAATTTCTGGCAAACATGTCCCATGAGCTGCGTACGCCGCTTAACGGGGTTATCGGCTTCACCCGTCTGACGTTAAAAACGGACTTGAATCCCACCCAGCGCGACCATCTCTATACGATTGAACGTTCGGCCAATAACTTACTCACTATCATTAACGACGTGCTGGACTTCTCCAAGCTGGAAGCGGGCAAGCTGATGCTGGAGTCCATTCCGTTCCCGCTGCGCAATACGCTGGATGAAGTAGTCACGTTGCTGGCACATTCTGCCCACGACAAGGGCCTTGAGCTGACGCTCAATATCAAAAATGACGTGCCGGACAACGTGATAGGCGATCCTCTGCGCCTGCAGCAGGTCGTCACTAACCTGGTGGGCAACGCCATTAAGTTTACCGAAACTGGCAACATCGACCTGCTGGTGGAAAAACGCGCGGAAGGGAATAACAAAGTTCAGATTGAAATGCAGATCCACGATACCGGAATCGGCATTCCTGAACAGGAGCAGTCGCGGCTCTTCCAGGCTTTTCGCCAGGCAGATGCAAGTATCTCGCGCCGCCACGGCGGTACGGGCCTTGGGTTGGTTATCACCCAGAAACTGGTCAATGAGATGGGCGGCGATATCTCCTTCCACAGCAAACCTCATCGTGGCTCAACCTTCTGGTTTCACATCAGCCTCGACCTGAACTCGAATGCCGTCAACGACAGGCAGGCGATGGACAAACTGGCGGGCAAGCGCCTGGGTTACGTTGAACCAAACGGTACCGCCGCGCAGAGTACGCTGAATTTGCTGCAGAACACCCCGCTGGAAGTGGTCCACAGCCCGTCGCTGTCCGGGCTGCCAGATGAGCATTTTGATATCCTGCTGTGCGGCATTCCCGTCACCTTTACGGAAACGCTCACGCTGGCGAACCCTAAGCTCGCCAAAGCGGTGACCATGGCGGACTGCCTGATTCTGGCGCTGCCTTGCCACACTCAGGTTGGCGCTGAGGAGCTTAAACGCCAGGGCGTGGCGGGCTGTCTGTTAAAACCTATCACCTCCACGCGTCTGTTCCCAATGCTGCTAGAAAGCTGCCCTAAAGCGAATCTGACGCTGCCGTTTATTGAGCAGGACGATAAGCTGCCGATGGCGGTCATGGCGGTGGATGACAACCCGGCAAACCTGAAGCTGATAGGCGCCCTGCTGGAAGACAGAGTGCAGCAGGTGGTGCTGTGCGAAAGCGGCTCACAGGCGCTGGAACGCGCCAGGCAGATGAATATCGACATTATTTTAATGGACATTCAAATGCCGGAAATGGATGGAATTCGTGCCTGCGAACTGATACGCCAGCTGCCACATCATCAGCAAACCCCGGTGATAGCCGTCACCGCGCACGCGCTGGCAGGGCAAAAAGAGAAGCTGATGAGCGCCGGCATGAACGACTATCTGGCCAAGCCGATTGAAGAGGAAAAGCTGCATCGCCTGCTGATGCGCTACCATCCGGGCAACATCGGCTTGCTTCCTGCCCAGCAGGAAGAACCGGCACCTCCGGCTATTAACATCAATAAAACGCTGGATTGGAACCTGGCGCTGCATCAGGCCGCGAACAAAGCCGATCTGGCCCGCGAGATGCTTGAAATGCTGCTGGAGTTTTTGCCGGAAGTGAGAAATATTCTGGAAGAACAGCTGGTTGGCGACAAACCCGAAGGACTTATCGATATCGTCCATAAGCTCCACGGCAGTTGCAGCTACAGCGGCGTTCCGCGCATGAAAAAACTCTGTCAGACGCTGGAACACGAATTACGCAGCGGCACCGCGCCGGAAGAGATGGAACCTGAAATTCTGGAGCTGCTGGACGAAATGGATAACGTTGCGCGTGAGGCGAAGAAGTACCAGATTTGA